tagcctccacttatgtaatggattttgtaaatagtctacgtttaatactcctaattagtatctaaacattcgatgtgacatgtgctaaaaataagcaaagggaaccaaacacccccataaaGGCACATAATCGATCTCAAGCAATATCGCATAGCTTTAATTGATCAGAGGAACGCAAATGCTACTTGCAGAATGTTTTCCAACATATAGAACCGAAGATATATAGCTTAATTTCAGCGAGCATTTTGAATTTCCGATGACACAGAGACTAATTCCTGCGGATTGCCGCAATCTTCCAAACATCTACCAGTTGAATCATTTCACAAGTCCCAATTAAGTGTTCAGCTCAGCGTACATCCAAATATCAAGTAATCTTGGTTCAGTGCCAAATCTAATGCCAAAGGAGTAACATTTGCCTCCACTAACAGGGAGATGCTGAGATGCATGGCGtagtgtaacacccaaaatttaaaagaattcaaagtcACTAAAATTTGCTCAACTAGGATGTCATTTGAATTTATAAGCATTTAATTGCATATGTTTTTCTCTAATTAAAATACTtcatcataggagtttattgGGCATtacatgctggtgcatttattttgattgattgtgtttgatcaaattcaaatttcaaatttaaattctAAACTCAAATCCCTTGTGCAAAAagacttttccttttcttttcttttggctgCATCCTTCCCCCCTTTCAGCCTAGCCGCCAGCTCCCTTTCGGCCCGCTCCTTTTCTCCTTGCGCAGCCCAGCACCGCCCAGCTCCCTCCGGCCCACTTTCTTTGCACCGGcccagctagctagcttgctcGCCCACTCGACCCAGCCGCagcctccctcccttctctctcgcTACCGCACGGGCCCGCCGGCTAGCtcctttccttcccttcctttcttcctcctccgcaccTTCCTTTTCTGCGCCACCGCCCCTTTCCTTTCTTCCGCGCCCGAGCTTTCCTTCTACCCGGCACGCGCCGTCCGTATCCGAGTTGAGGGCGGGCCGCCTCCACCCTATATAAGTCGCCCCCCCTGACCTCAACCATCGAGCCGCAGCGCCACCAAACCCTAGCAGCGTCGCCGAcccgagctccagcgccgccgccagctcgccgCCACCAAGCACCGCCTCACGGTGAGTCTCGGTCGTCGTGAACTGCCGAAACGGGAACGCCTTGGTCTTCTCGTGCTTCTGGTGTTCTCCGCGCGTGAAACCACGGCGGGAGCTCGATTTCGAGCAAATCCAGCgaagcgccgccgcgcctcacCGTTCCGCCACCACTCACTGACGCTGACGTCAGCGCCACGCGCATCCGCCGTCAATCTTAAATCGGACGGCCCAGATCTGTTTTCGTCAGCTTTTAGCCGCGAGCCAAGCCGAGTCGCTCGTCTAGCTCGACTCGAGCCTAACCGTGTGATCTTGTCCGCCCGCCACAGATCTGACGGCTCGGGCCTTTTCGACCGAGCCGTACCGGTTCGATTTAAGCCGTGCCGCTGTTCTTTTGCTCTTAAACCCTTGTGTTTCTCGCAAATAAACCCGCAGTCCGCAGCAGTGTAAAAATATTTGCATTCCAGTCCTGTTTTATTCGCTTAGGCCCCCGAGCTTCTcaaaaatcaacccgccgtccagATTTGAGTTTTTACGCGTTCGCCCTTCAGTTTTTTGTATAACCATGTTTAAGCCCTCGTTTTTCACAAATAAGCTCCTGGAAGTTTTGTTTTCTCGTAGAAAAGCTCCTGTaacttgttttaatcatatctttcgcatcttaactccgtttttcgcgttctttatatccacgtgttcgttttaaagcgtagattagtttttcaagtttgttttctctgtttattatgattggtgtactgtttttatTATTAtgcctttgtttgcttgtatgtgctcgtgtgacgcgtgtacgGTCCGCAATTcaagggatttgaagatcaagctttcgaggagtacgaacagcaagagcaaggccaagaaggcaagttgtgtccttgatcacttctataagtcctattcacctttactttcatgttccaTACAACATTGCTATGCACATAATAGTTGTAATCTTGATGGGTCctaattaaggttcgcctagatttaATTTACCTTTGCCGACCAACCGGGTTTACTTTTAAGTTGGGTAGCTCaggcttagtgcttacttgggatatggtggtttaactggaggcaatgattaatcttgctttacttctgttataactttcattaatacaagatcataaatGTTTAATCAGAACAtagagcgaccacccaggaaaacagtgctaccacaagacgaaatggctctgatcttggctgaataattagaaactctagtttgaagcggtcttatcgaaagggcaagagggggagacagtagttggtgtatagcactcgctctcttggaaagtgggctttgctaattCACTATaccactaggggactgttataCACTGCgttgatcatgaaaccttagcgaaccacttcttattagggaatctttgtaaaggtctcgtagtgtccctatgcaatcacacctcggaagtgtggtgtggtgccttgcaaacaccgtatggttgggtccaaagttcttttgaacttttacgcgacttgtggataaagatgtgcgacctctgcagagtgtaaaactgatcgatcagccgtgctcacggttaagagcgacctggaccctcacatgataatactatCGAAAGttggacttaaattgttgttatttcattcatgcatatgttgtttacttttatttatgttcttgtttaattttgggtggtataaacttacacttagtcaattgctaataaaatttgaccaacctaattaattaaaagctgatgctgatttagccttagccataccttgattggccttacactacactattccccaatacttgttgagtaccaaccataagtttACTTATCCTTGCAAAACCactgttcagaccaagataatcTGGTGGAATACAttgacgactttgaggagttctaggcgtacggttcttcagtcagctgcctgtgttGTCATCGTCATCTTCGGAGTCCGCTGCGTATTTACTCAAGTTCATGCttatttgagactttcggtcatgtaataatgtttaatactctctttattcactttagcactgtctttgttattcacttatgtcgtacatgtgtgtaacttgatcctggcgcacatgtattgaatgcactcgattttgtccttaaaatcgggtgtgacacgtAGTCCCATACGGCAGCGGGGGACGGAGATCTTCAACCACGGTGGAGCGCAATGGTGCATCCCATCTATCCCGCCGCTGCATTGGCGGAGCTCTACCACCTCGTTGCTGAATCCAAGTGCAGCCGGAGCTGAAGCATGGATGAGAGCGGCGGGAAGGATGTTGATGGCCACGAGGAGGTGCCAAGTGCCTAAGTGCGACCAGGAAATACAATTACGCCACCGTCAGTGGCGACGGCGgtcaggagagggaggggaggaggattGCTGGCGGAGAAGAAGAACCAAGTTGAAAATTTATGGAGGttttatgtaaatatttgtatCACGGGGAATAATCGCGATATAGATGAGGGGTAATCTGTATAGTTGCTTAGCCGCCGTTGGCGCTCGCCGGCGGGAGATGTTCGTGGCACCCCGCGGCCGCAACcttctgctcctgctgctcgtcGCGGTCAGGGACTTTGTCGCCTCGATCAAATTTCTCTTCGCCGCCTCCGGCACACGCTGTTGGCCCGCTGACACAAGCTCCCCCTTCCTCGCCGGCATCGACAAGGCGACGCCTTCCAATCCGCAGAGCACGGCCTCCAACGCCGGCCCCTCCTTGCTTGACGGCTAGTCGGGAAAGAACAGCCGTCCTGACGACGCTACCTCTTGCtcgggcgcgccgccgccatcagaTATATCAGTGTGCTCAAGCTAGAGATGAGCATGAGACTGATCAGAAGAAAGAATGGACACTGATGTGGAAGAGGCTCAAAGAAGTGGCTACATGCTTCGGCAATCAATACCCAACCCTGAAGGATGATGCACTCAGgatgatcaagccagggattgGCTAGAAAGCAAACCCGCTGATCTGTCATAGGAAGATTACGAACAGGAAAGGATTTGTCTGCATTATTGTCTCTAGGCTAATCTAACACATGCTGCAAAAGACAGGTAGACTCCAATGAAGTAACAGTGTAAAGTATGAGCTATGAACATTCAGGTTATCCGTTACTTGATAGCTTAGGATTTGGTTTGGCCCATTCAATTGGATACAGGCCAGGCAAAGGCATAGGTTTACTCTTACTGACCATTCTTCTGTAATGCTATTGATTAATTTGTCTATCAGATCAATCTTTCAACATTgtgacattttttttccttctttaaaATTTCAAAGGATGTAGCTGTCGTACCTCAGCACTCAGCAACTAGAATTTCAAAGGATGTTTGCTTCTGCAAACCCCGGCTATCCCTTGTAAGCCAAGGACATTGAATGCACTTAGCATTATCATGGCAACAACAATTGTACAACATTCTTCTTCTAAGAGTATAAACAAGGAACTAGTTACGGATTTCAGTTTTATGATTTATTCTAAGCATAGAACATAAATATGGAAGAGCCCTTGGTTCTTGGTTTCGATCTCACTAGTTGGAACAATCATGGGAATCCTTGGGTTCGCATGTAATTGTTTAGCAACACGAGACCTTGGGTTGAGATTATGAGCATACAATTTGAGGAATGCCTCACAAGTCACAATATATGAAGTCAGGATACGAAGGTTTCAGGAGTCTTGTTTTTATTTTGAGGAGCCAAACAGCTCAAAAGAAATGCTTACAACAATTTTATTTCGACAAGCAAGTTATTTATAGTACACAGAGAAAAGCTTCCTCATCATCCTTTACCTTCAAGCCAAGCACGGCTTCCCATTCCTAAAGGTGACCTTAATTGTAATTCGACAGGATGGAGGAAAGGTATAATTGTTGCTGAATTAACACTGGACTAAGATGCGATTTACAATCTCCTCCTCCCAGACATAAAACAAACATATCACTGATGATTAAGCAACCTCGTGCCTGGGAAGATTAAGCGAGTAAACACGGAGTCAGAGACTAGCACTCTAGTAGCAGGCAAGGACTAAGAAAGACAGACGTCTCATTCAGTCTAAGCTGCTCTCTGCTTGGTCATCCATCATCAGACTAGCTAGCCATTTTCTGACAACAGACAGAATCACATAGGCCCAAACCTATTCGAAGCCCACCAAGTGATGGCTCAAATCCTCCCACACTAACtaacaaaaaagttttttttattcctAGACTAGAAGAGGCAGGCCCGGAAAGAGGGAATTCCATCCTGCAGCACCAGCTATATCTAAGCTAGGTTTAAGGGCACTTGGTGCCTCCTCTCTTGGTCTTCCAGTTGTTGTAGCAGGGGCAGGTGTCCTTGTTGCCGTAGGTGCCGGGGGGCACGCAGAGGCACTTGGCGCAGCACTTGTTGCAGAAGAAGAGGCACGGCTTCTTGTGGTGCGTCTTGGAGCATCTCCGCCTGCACTCCCCACCGCACTCTGCATCGATCAGTCAGCAGGCTTTCATTATAATTCACACACCAATCCAAACAAAGATGTTTGACTATATATTTACAGCAAGCAACAAAATACTGAACTATCGACTGGAGGAGTAGATCGGAAACTAAAAACAAGAGAAGCTATGCATGCATGACTTACGAGAAGGCTTGAGATTGCCCTTGCCATCCTTGTTGTTGCCCTGCACACACACAACACACGCCATGACACAGTTAAAGCCCATCTGTCTATATACGTACTAGGTATTCCATTGTTTCTCTGCTGTGATGGTAAAGATGCATGGGTTACCTTGTGGTTGTCGACGTCGTCACCTTTGCTGTTCAGGTCTTCACCAGCGACACCATTACTGCCGATGATCTTTCAGATCGACAACGGGCATCATGTGTAAACATATCGAAGCCGATCGTGAATGATAGCTACACAGAAGGATCGGAAAATCCTCAAAATTAAAGGAAAGGATCCATCAGCTAGTGCATAGTTCATacctcggcggcggaggcgagggcgatcaggaagaggaagcagatgAGCAACGCCGGTGCCTTGGCCTTGGCCATGTCGATCCTGAGAGCCTACTGGATGGACTGGACACTGGACTGGACGGACGGATCCTGAGCGATCGAGATgaaggaacaagggaataagcTACTAGAAGAGATGCATGGTAAGAGATCTATCCGATGATGATATATACTGTAGATTGTTACACACGAGCTAAGAATAGATTAGATTCGGTTGCCTTGCCAGATGGATCGGAGTTGGTTGTAGACAGGCAAAGGCAGGCTCCAAATTAGAGCAGGTACCATACGACTGACTAGTTCGGACTTGAGACTGCAGGGTGTTGTAATCTCTCTGGTTTCTCTCTgcactgcatctgcatgcaaCCTGCTCTGCACCGCCACATGTAGTAAGTAAGTCTACAATCCCATCTGCATGGGAGATATCCCTCATCTTGTCTCGGGGTTTCGTCCGGGTCCTTAAAATCTCAGAACGCATTTTTAGTCCCCAAACTTATCTCAAGACATTATTTGGGTCCATAAATTCTCAAAGTGCATATTGAAGCCCCAAACTTATTCTTGGATTTCATCTGGGTTTCTAAACtatcaaaatgcatattttgAATCTTAAAACTTGTCACATGTCGCTGATAGCAATGCTTCCTCCTAGCTCGTTGCGTTCACAACCACCTTATGCATGCTAGTGATCGCGCATGTGTTGCTCGGCACTTGATTGGGATcttaaaatagaaaaataagaatACTTGAGTTTGCTCTTCCTATTTGACCAGTTCGTCACGCCATTCCAACCATTGTTTAAATAGGAAACAGAGATAGCAGAGGCGATCCGTGAAAATCGACCGACGACCGGTAGAGCACTTCCGTGTGTgtactactatatatacacgGTACGGATTCATCTAGCAAGCAAAAGCAAGCGATCATGGCTTCTTTCGCATCACCTCGCTCTCAGCTGCTCGGTGTCCTCCTCGTCACCGTCATCACCTTCACGGCCGTCGTCGATTCTGCCCGTGTGTCGTCGGCGCCGACGGCCTCCAAGCCGGTCGTCAAGGTATATCCATCCTGCAGCAAGACGTTGATGCCCAAGAGGTGCAGCCTCATGCTATCGGCCTTGTCCAAGAGCTTGGCCGATAATAAAGCGGCGATTGCCGGgccccagctcgccgccggcaagttCAAGGGCGACCCCTGCATCTCGAGGT
This genomic window from Setaria viridis chromosome 8, Setaria_viridis_v4.0, whole genome shotgun sequence contains:
- the LOC117833759 gene encoding gibberellin-regulated protein 5-like — encoded protein: MAKAKAPALLICFLFLIALASAAEIIGSNGVAGEDLNSKGDDVDNHKGNNKDGKGNLKPSQCGGECRRRCSKTHHKKPCLFFCNKCCAKCLCVPPGTYGNKDTCPCYNNWKTKRGGTKCP